The Megalopta genalis isolate 19385.01 chromosome 9, iyMegGena1_principal, whole genome shotgun sequence genome includes a window with the following:
- the Cpsf6 gene encoding cleavage and polyadenylation specificity factor subunit 6 isoform X9 yields MRVTCLKKTKTEYVLIQIHSEQSEMVLTDEFAGDGVDLYDDVIAAPAGGNGGVSTGNSGDGGGDTTSPNEETNGSAPYHQLGNNIQPNQIGRRHQLYVGNLTWWTSDQDITDAVQSIGVSDFVEVKFFENRANGQSKGFCVISLGSEQSMRICMERLPKKELHGQNPVVTFPTKQALNQFESQCKTRPAPAPQQSQSQRPHNPHQHQPPMPPHQQHPQHPQHPQHSQQNHGPRMMMGPPQGVRPQRMPPPGMGPPGPGGPGQQGPPRIHGPPMGPGPGPHHPLPGHPNQGPPPPGYQQGPWNGPRPNGPPGPPRGPSGPGGPPQQGPPGPGPGQHRPPGMSCTRDLSEASYHIPQQFHGGPPGPPGQGPPRGPPGHPGGPPGDPRGAQPRPEWNRPPGMHHGPQGPPGFPQHQHMQGPQPGQGPPQRGPPPGSMGGMLPGPGGPPPGHGGPPQGPPQGPPAPHVNPAFFPQGPPHQHPGQHPPGPPGPPHGPPHGPPHGPPHGPPHGPPHGQPHGPPHVPPHGYGPPATQPPYGAPGPDHRPEGPPPLTEQEFEEIMTRNRTVSSSAIGRAVSDAAAGEYASAIETLVTAISLIKQSKVAADDRCKILISSLQDTLRGVETKSYGSARRERSRSRDRERSHRRRRERSRSRDREYRERSRDRDRERDRERDRERERDRDRDRERYYSEAYPRERSRSRERDRERERDREYRERSREESTTRQSARPRVKEEPPETPPVSSSKASRGSLIPHCGRLIFNNA; encoded by the exons ATGCGCGTTACTTGCCTTAAGAAAACTAAAACCGAATACGTGTTAATACAGATACACAGCGAGCAAAGCGAAATGGTGTTAACG GATGAGTTTGCTGGTGATGGTGTTGATTTATACGACGACGTGATAGCAGCTCCTGCTGGTGGTAATGGAGGAGTTTCAACAGGTAATAGTGGAGATGGTGGAGGTGACACTACATCGCCAAATGAAGAAACAAATGGCAGTGCTCCATATCATCAACTTGGAAATAACATTCAACCAAACCAAATTGGAAGACGTCATCAATTATATGTTGGAAATTTAACTTGG TGGACGAGTGATCAAGACATAACAGATGCAGTACAAAGTATTGGTGTGTCTGATTTTGTGGAAGTAAAATTCTTTGAAAATCGGGCAAATGGACAATCCAAAGGTTTCTGTGTGATATCTTTGGGTTCAGAACAAAGCATGAGGATATGTATGGAAAGACTACCCAAGAAAGAATTGCATGGACAAAATCCAGTCGTAACATTTCCTACCAAACAAGCTTTGAATCAA TTTGAGTCTCAGTGTAAAACACGTCCAGCTCCAGCTCCGCAACAAAGTCAAAGTCAACGCCCCCATAATCCACATCAACATCAGCCACCAATGCCACCTCATCAACAGCATCCACAACATCCCCAACACCCTCAACATTCACAACAAAATCACGGTCCTAGAATGATGATGGGTCCCCCACAGGGTGTGAGACCTCAGAGAATGCCACCTCCTGGTATGGGTCCACCGGGTCCAGGTGGACCTGGACAACAAGGTCCACCACGTATTCATGGTCCACCCATGGGTCCTGGACCTGGGCCACATCATCCTTTGCCTGGACATCCTAATCAGGGTCCACCGCCTCCTGGATATCAGCAGGGACCATGGAATGGTCCTAGACCTAATGGTCCACCTGGACCTCCTAGAGGTCCGAGTGGCCCTGGCGGTCCTCCGCAACAAGGACCTCCTGGACCAGGTCCTGGTCAACACAGACCACCGGGAATG AGTTGCACTAGAGACCTTTCAGAAGCCAGTTACCATATACCACAG CAATTTCATGGTGGTCCACCTGGTCCACCTGGTCAAGGGCCTCCACGTGGTCCACCTGGACACCCTGGTGGACCTCCAGGAGATCCAAGAGGTGCCCAACCACGCCCTGAATGGAATCGACCCCCAG GAATGCATCATGGGCCTCAGGGACCACCAGGTTTCCCTCAACATCAACATATGCAAGGCCCGCAACCTGGTCAAGGCCCACCACAGAGAGGACCTCCTCCAGGTTCGATGGGTG GAATGTTGCCAGGTCCAGGAGGACCACCACCGGGACATGGAGGACCACCTCAAGGACCTCCGCAAGGACCTCCAGCGCCGCATGTTAATCCTGcgttcttcccacaagggccacCCCATCAGCATCCAGGACAACATCCACCAGGTCCTCCTGGTCCACCCCATGGGCCTCCGCATGGTCCACCACATGGACCACCTCATGGTCCTCCTCATGGACCTCCTCACGGTCAGCCGCATGGACCACCGCATGTACCACCGCATGGTTACGGGCCACCTGCGACACaa CCACCTTATGGTGCACCAGGACCTGATCATCGCCCTGAGGGACCTCCACCTCTTACAGAACAAGAGTTTGAAGAAATAATGACCAGAAACAGAACAGTTTCTTCATCTGCTATTGGTCGAGCAGTATCAGATGCTGCGGCAGGAGAGTATGCGAGCGCCATAGAGACCTTGGTCACAGCCATTTCTCTGATAAAGCAGTCCAAGGTTGCTGCAGACGATAGATGCAAGATTCTGATCAGTTCGCTGCAGGATACTCTAAGAGGTGTTGAAACCAAGAGTTATGGTTCTGCACGAAGAG AACGGTCACGATCGCGCGATAGAGAGCGCAGTCACAGAAGAAGACGCGAACGATCAAGAAGCCGGGACCGGGAGTACAGGGAGAGAAGCAGAGATAGGGACAGGGAGCGGGACAGGGAGCGTGATCGTGAGAGGGAAAGAGATCGTGATCGCGACAGGGAACGTTATTACAGCGAAGCATATCCACGAGAGAGATCACGAAGCAGAGAGAGGGATCGTGAACGTGAAAGAGATCGCGAGTATAGAGAGCGAAGCAGAGAAGAAAG TACGACACGTCAGTCAGCCAGGCCAAGAGTAAAAGAAGAACCGCCAGAGACGCCTCCCGTCTCGTCTTCCAAGGCGTCTAG GGGTAGCTTAATTCCTCACTGTGGTAGACTCATCTTCAACAACGCCTGA